Below is a genomic region from Caulobacter rhizosphaerae.
AGATCGTCGGCTAAACGAGGCCGGGCGGCCGTTAGCGGCCGCCGGTTCGAAAACCCGTCAAGCGGCGCGGCCCAGGGCCGCGCCGCTTTTCTTATGCCCTCCGCCCTGGCCGGGCTATAAGACCGTCTTCGGCGCGTCAGTCCGCCGCCGAGTTCGCGGCGGTGGGAGTACGGCGAGGTGACCGAAAACAACGAGCCGATGGATCATCTGCTCAACACGCCCGACCTGGCGGGCGTGCTGGAAAGCGATCAGTTCCGGCAGTTCCTCGATCAGGTTCCGATCGCCATCGCGGTGTCGGAACTCAATCCGGTCGAACGCATCGTCTACGCCAACATCGAGTTCGAGCGGCTGAGCGGGCAAGCCGCCGCCGACCTGGAAGGCGCGACGTGGTCGGTGCTGACCGGCGAGGCGGTCGCCGAAGGCGGAAAGGCGCTCAGCGGCGCGATCGTCGACGACCAGGACTATATCGGCGCCTTCTCCTTCGCCCATGACGACGGCCAGCAGGCGGTCGACGCCTGGTCGAACGTCATCCAGGACGATGCGGGCCAACCCGTGTTTCGGATGCTGGCTTTGGTCGGGGCGACGCCTCGTGACTCCGATCTCAACGAATTTGAACAACGCATCCACGACAAGGATCTGCTGCTGCGGGAGCTTCAGCACCGCGTAGCCAACAATCTGCAGATGATCACGGCGCTGATCCGCATCGAGGCGCGCAATGTACCGGAAAACGCCACCGACGACCGGTTCAGCCGACTGGCGGGCCGGGTCGAGGCCCTGGGCCTGCTCTACCGATCACTGTCGGACGAGAGCCAGGCCGAAACCGTCGACCTGGGCGTCTATCTGAGCGAAATCGCCTCGGCGGTGATGCGGGCTCATGCCCAGGAGGGGATCCACCTGAATCTCCAGGTCGACACCTGGATGGTGTCGATCAACGTGGCGATGCCTGCTGGCCTGGTGGTCAACGAGTTGCTGACCAACGCCCTCAAGCACGCCTTCAAGGGGCGCGCGGGGGGCACGATCCAGCTTCACAGCCTGGTCGACCAGACTGGCTGCCGGGTGATCGTCGCCGACGACGGCGTCGGCTTGGCGCCCGGCTACAGTTGGCCGAGGCCTGGAAAGCTCAGCAACATGATCGTCCAGTCGCTGCGCCAGAACGCCCGTGCGCGTGTCGAGGTCGAATCCCGACCCGGCGAAGGCATGCGCGTGACGGTGTTCTTCACCCGCGCGGACGCGGCGCCGGAAAGCTAGGGCGGATCGACATTCAGGCCAGATCCCTCAATTTGACGAACGAAGGGGTCATGGCGGTCTGGGGGCAAGGGCATGAAGGACTATCGCCGCCGCGACGTCGCCCTGGCGGTCGGACTGTCGGGCGTGGCCGGCTATGTCGACGCGATCGGTTTTCTGAAGCTGGGCGGTTTCTTCGTCTCGTTCATGAGCGGCAACTCCACCCGGCTGGGCGTCGGGATCGCCACTGGCCATTGGACCATGGTCCGCACCGGCTTGACGCTGATCGGCCTGTTCGTCGCCGGGGTGGTGCTGGGAGCGCTGGTCGCCCGCAAGGTCGGCGAGGGGCGGCGCTCGGTGGTCCTGGCGCTGGAGGCGGCGCTGCTGACGGCGGCGGCCGCCCTGATCTCGGCCGGTCTCGACGCGGCGGGGGTGGCGGCCATGGTCCTGGCCATGGGCGCGGAGAACGCGGTGTTCCAGCGCAACGGCGACGTCGGGGTGGGGCTGACCTACATGACCGGAGCCCTGGTCAAGGCCGGCCAGCGGATCGCCGCGGCCCTGACCGGCGGCGACCGCTGGGCCTGGGGCCCCTACGCCCTGCTGTGGGCGGGCCTCAGTCTCGGCGGCGCCCTGGGCGCGACGGCCTATCTGCGGGTCGGCGTCTTGGCGCTGTGGGCGGCGGCGGGTCTGGTCGCGATCCTGGCCGCCGCCAAGGCGTGGCGGGAACGACGGGCGGTTTAGGGGGGCGTGGACAGTTGAACGGTTCAGGTTGGGAGCCGCCGTGCGTCCTTCGAGGCCCTCCTCTGGAGGGCGCCTCAGGATGAGGAATTCAGCAACAACGCGCCTCATCCTGAGGCGCGTAGCGTAGCGAAGCCTCGAAGGACGCACGGCGCTCGCCGAAAAACAGCCTTCAATGTCTACCGCCACACCGCCTGAGCGGAATGGTGGGGGCTACCCCGCCGGCGCCTTGGCCGCCTCGGCCGCGCGCAGCAGGCGCAGGACGTTGCCGCTCCAGATCTTTTCCAGGTCGGCCTTGGTGTAGCCTTCGGCCAGCAGGCGCTCGCTGATCTTCCAATAGCCGGCCGCGTCGTTGAGGCCCGTGACCCCGCCGCCGCCATCGAAGTCCAGGCCGATGCCGACATGGTCGACGCCGGCCACCTTCAGGGCGTGGTTGAGGTGGTTCATGAAGTCCTCGAAGGTGGCCTTGCGAACCGGCCATTTGGTGTCGATCGCCTTGTATTCCGTCATGAAGGCGGTGCGCTGGTCCTCGGTCATCTTCGCGCGGGCCCCGGCCTTGGCCATCAGGGCGGCCATGGCCGCCTCGCGGTCGGGGTTCTTGGGCGTGTCGATCAGGTAGCTGGAATAGGCGTCGACCTGGATCACGCCGCCGCTGTCGGCGAGGGCCTTGATCCTTGCGTCGTCGACGTTGCGCGGATGGTCGAACACCGCCTTGCAGCCCGAATGGGTCAGGATCACCGGGGTCTTGGACAGGGCGATCAGCTGGTCCAGCACCTCGTCCGACGAATGCGAACCGTCCAGCACCACGCCCAGGCGGTTGGCCTCTGCGACGAACTGTTTCCCCAGCGGCGACAGGCCATGCCACTCCGGCTTGTCCGTGGACGAGTCCGCCATGTCGTTGTTCTTGAAGTGGGCCAGGCCGCTGATCCGTACGCCCATGGCGTAGAAGGCCGACAGCAGGGTGACGTCGCCGTCGATCGGGTAGCTGTTCTCGATGCTCATGAACACCACGCGCTTGCCCTGGGCGGCGATCGTCGCGGCGTCGTCGGCCTTTAGGGCCAGGCCGAACTTGTCGCCATGCTTGGCGACCATCTCGCGGATCTCGACGCCGCGGATCAGGGCCGCGTCGCGGGCGGCGCGGGTGGCCTCGGGCGTGCGCGGGCCCTGGGGCGTGTAGATGGCGAAGAAGCCGCCATCCAGCCCGCCCTCGACCATGCGCGGATAGTCGATCTGCGAGCCGTCCTTGGCCGCGTCGTGGCGGTCCAGGATGTCCCACCCAGGCCGGCCGAAATTGGCCGGGGTGTCCAGGTGGGTGTCGAGGGTCAGCAAGCTCTCGTGGATGGCGCGGGCCGAGGCGGCGGGTTCGGCGGCCTGGACGCTGGTGGCGAGGGCGTTGGTGGCGAGAGCGAGGGCCGAGACGGCGGCCAGCAGGATGGATCGGGTCATGTATGCACTCGAACGCTGTCCGGCCGGTCCCGCCCCCTTTGCTCAAGGGCGAGACCGGCCGGAACGTGGGCCTAGAAGTCGGCGGACAGGGTGAACTGGATCGTCCGGTGCGAGCCGGGCCGGAAGCTGGCCGGGGTGTTCACCGTGGTGTTGATCGTGCCCAGATAGTCCTTGTCGAAGATGTTATCGACATTGACCCGGGCCTTGATCTGCTCGAACGGCCCGGCTCCGAACCCGTCGCCCAGGTCGAGATAGGCGTTGACGATCGTATAGCCCTTGGTCGTCTCGCTATTGGTGAAGTTGGTATAGCGGTCGTCGATGTGGCGGGCCGAGACGTTGAACACCACCCCGTCGGTCGGCTCGACGGTCACCCCGCCCTGGAACAGCCATTCGGGGAAGTCGGGCACCGCGTTGCCGGCGATCTTCAGCGCGGCCGGCGTCGGGGTCAGGGTGAAGTTGGCGATGTCGTCCTGGAACTCCGACTTGTTGTACGAGGCGTTGGCGTTGAAATAGATCTTGCCGCCCAGCAGGCCCGGCTTCCACTGACCGCTGAACTCGGCGCCCGAGGCCTTCACCGCTCCGACGTTCTGGTAGAAGGTCTCGGTCGTGCCGCCGCCGCCCGGCACCAGGGCCGCGAAGGCCTGCAGGCGGTTCTTGAACTCGGTCTTGTAGACCACCACCGAGGCGTTGAAGGTCGGCCGGTTGGCGCGGTAGCCCAGCTCGAGGTTGGTCGAGGTCTCGGGCCTGGGACCGGTCACGGCCGGGCTGGCGGCCGAGAACACGTCGTCGGCGCCGCGCGGCAGGGCCATGTTCTCCGAATAGGACGAGAAGATCTGGTCGCGGCTGCTCACGTTATAGACCACGCCGACCTGCGGCAGGAAATCGTCCTTCCAGTTGGCCTTCAGCGTCGGCTGCCGGCTGTTGATGTAGTCCGCCGGATTGCGATAGCCGCTGATTTTGTAGTCGATGTCGGTGGCCTTGAAGCCCAACTCGACCTTCAACTTGTCGTCGACCAGGCTCAGGGTGTCCTTCAGGAAAAACTGCGTGGTCTGCCGGGTCGAGACATAGTTGCGCTGCCGGTGGACGGGCTCGTTGAACAGCGGCGCGCCGTCCGGATTGCCGTCCTGCACGTTGTAGCGCGCCTGGGTGCGGTGATAGTCGTCGTCCTCCAGCCAGAGGCCGGCCTCCAGCTTGTTGAAGCCGGCGCGCCAGGCGACCTTGCCGGTGACGCCCTTGCGGGTGCCGTCGATGCCCGACAGGCCGTACTGCAGACCCCGGGGCGCGGTCAGGCCGGTGACGATCAGGCGCTCGGCGTTGTAGCTGGCCAGCGAGGTGGCGTAGGCCTCGGGCGAGACGCCATAGCCTTCCTTGTCCTCGTAATAGCCGGTGGCGGTGACGTCGATCGCGTCGGTGACGGGGGTGTTCAGGGTCAGGCCGTAGAGGTGGTCCTGTCGGCTGTTGACCGCGAACTTGTAGTACTGGGCGTAGTTGCTGTTGGAGTAGGGCACGCCGGCCGTGGTCTGCGGCAGGCTGGAATCCGTGGCCGCCGTGCCGAACGGCGTCGAGAGCGGCACGTGGCCCAGATAGGCGAAGTCGCGGCCCTTGCGGCCGAACACGTCGCCGGCCGTTCCGGCGTACTGGGCCTTGGTGATCGACGGGCTGTCATAGTCGAAATAGTCGTTGTGCACGGTCTGGAAGCTGATGTTTCCGCCGTTGGGCAGGGCGTAGTTGATCTTGCCCTCATAGTGCTTGCGGTCGATCGTGCCTGGACCGCGCCACAGGTCGCCCTTGATGATCGAGGCGCTGGCATAGGCCGAGAAGCCCCCGTGCTCGCCGGTCTCCAGGCGCAGGAAGGTGCGGCGTAGGCTGTCGCTGCCCAGGGTCTGGCTGACCGAGCCGCCGGCGGTCTCGGACGGCTTCTGGGTGAAGTAGTCGACGATCGGGCCCAGCGAGGCGTAGCTGGGCAGGGCGACGTCGCCGGCCCCGGCCGAGGCGGTCACCCGCAGCAGGTTCTCGTTGTCCACATAGCGATAGATCGGGCTGCCGCCGAACTGGTCGCTGCGGCCCATCGGGATATTGTCCAGCAGGAAGCCGATCTGCTGGAAGTTGAAGGCTCGCACCGAGACCGAATTGCCGAACTCGTACATGCCCAGGGCGTCGTTGGCCTGGACGTTGAAGCCGGGCAGGGACTCCAGCATCTTCAGGCCGGTGACCCCGGCCGGCGCCGACAGCAGGGCCTCGCGGGTGATCGACACCGTGGCGGTGGCGTGGTCGGTGCCGATGGCGACGCTGGCCTCGGACACCCGGGCCCCGGTCACCACCAATTCGTCGACCGTCGAGGCCTTGTCGGCCTCCTGGGCCAGGGCGGGCGTCGCGCCGCCCAGCACCGAAGCGGCCAGCAGCAGGGCCCGGAAGCGGCGCAAGGCCGGCGAAGGACGCGTGTTCGTCATGACTATCCCCAATCTTTTTGACGGGAGGAAGCTCGACGGTTCGTCTATCGCGGTAAATTCAGAAAAGCTGTTTGCGGTGACAATATAAAAGCAAGTCCAGGTGATGCGCACTCATGTCTAAATTATGAACATCGAAAATGTTATGTATTGTGTTCGCCAATGAGTATCTCACGAAAACCATGCGGGTCATCGTGTTGAGGTGGTGCGACTTTTTCGAAATGGAACGTCGGGACGTCTGTTTCAGATCATGGGCAGCCGAGAGGTGTCGCGACGGGCCGTCGTGGCCCGCCTTCCGCACCCCCGCTGTCCTTGGCGCCTGAGAGATTCAGCGATGCAGGATCGCCTTGCTCCTTCGGCGAGGGCGCACGCAGACACGCCCTGCTTTCCAGCGTTTCGAGGCCGTCGCGGTCCTTTTGCTTGAGCGTTTCCGGGGCGGTTTCGCCTTCAGCGCCGGGCCAGGCCCGGTCTCTCCCGCGAGAGCGCCTACAGAAGGATCCGCAACCGAGTTTGCGTCAATTCGGGACGGCGGCGCATGCGCGCCAGACGTCGGGGCGCCGTTTTGAATCGCAACCCGCGCTGCTTTTCGCGGCGTCCAAGGCGAGCTTTGTTCGCCCTCGTGCAAGTCGGGGTGCGCTGGAGTTCCTGAAAGTGGTCAGGTTCCGAGGGGGTGGCGGATCATATAGTCGGCGCGCTCGCGGATCGATGGACTGCGGTCGGCGGTCATGCGGGCGATCAGTTGATCCAGGTCTCGGACCGAGGCGCGGTGCTCGATCAGCGCGTCGGCCGCAACCCGGCGCACGACGGCGGAGCGATCGACAAGCCCCTGTCGAATTAGCGCCTCGGGATCCTGATCGGTGGCCAGTTCACGGCTTTCGGTCAAAACGACGCGCCGGCGCAGGCCATAGGCCTTGTCGATCCACTTCCACCCGTGTCCGACGGGCCAATGGACCTTGCGCTCGATCAGGCATTTCAGCGCCGTCGCCCGGATCGACGGCTGCACCGCGTCACGGGCGAGTTCGGCCAAGCCTCGATCAAATCCAGGATAACGCAGCAGTTGTCGCAACCGGGTCGCGAGAGGCCCATTTGCGCCTGTCAGGAATAGGGGCGCGACATGGGCAGCCACCGCGGGGTTGGCGAAGACCGCGTCCAGCGCCTGGCGCTCTTGCCCCCACCTTCGCCAACGGAAGGCCTTGTCGACCAGGTCGATCGCGGTTCGAGCCGTCAACTCGGGAGAGGCGAGGGGAAAGAGCCGTTCGGCGCAGCGGACGGCGGCGGCCCGGACCGGCTCGGCCCAGTCGTTGAGCCGAAGCGCGATCGCTGCGAAGGCAAAGGGCGTGGCGGGCGGCTCGACCAGGGCGTCCAGCGCCGCCTCGCGAATCCGCCCGTCGGAATGAAAGAGAAAAAGCCGGGCGTAGCGCGGATCGGCGGTCATCAGCTCGCGTTCCGACGGTGGCCCCACCGGGGCGCCCAGAAACAGATCCAGGACGCCCCGCTTTCTTGGCGCGGGACGAACCCAGCCGAGCCGCACTCCGGCGTTGATCTCATGCGCCGCGCGCGAGACGGCGTCGGCCGGCAAGTCCTCGATGTCTGTCAGGATCCGTTCCAGGATCGCGCCATCGGGCGCCGGACCCGAGACCAGACGCTCTCCGAACGCCGACAGGCTCTGCCGGAGACCCAGCGGCAGTAAATGGTCACGCTTCATGATGCGCAACCTAGCCACGCAACGGCGACCGATGAAGCCCGAATATCAGAGCCCGCGCACGAACGCGGCCAGGGTCGCCGGATACAGCTGGTGCTCCTGCTCCAGCACGCGGTCGCTCAGCATGTGGTCGGTGTCGCCCGGCAGGATCGGCACGCGGGCCTGGCCCAGGATCGGGCCTTCGTCGACGCCGGCGGTGACCAGGTGGACGGTGCAGCCGGCCTCGACCTCGCCGGCGCTCAGCGCGCGGCCGTGGGTGTCCAGGCCCGGATAGGCGGGCAGCAGGGACGGGTGGATGTTCAGCATCCGGCCTTCCCAGGCGTTGACCAGGAACGGCGTCAGGATGCGCATGTAGCCGGCCAGGGCCACCACCTGGATCCCGCGGTCGCGCAGGGCGGCGTCGATGGCGCGCTCGTGGGCTTCGCGGTCCTTGCCGTAGGGCTTCTGGTCCACGGCCAGGGCCTCGACGCCAGCCGCGGCGGCGGTGACCAGGCCGCCAGCCTCGGGCTTGTTGGACAGCACCAGGGCGATCTCGAACGGGCAGGCGGGATCCTGGGCGGCCCGGACCAGGGCCTCCATGTTGGAGCCCCGGCCGGAGATCAGGACGGCGACCTTGGTCTTGTGTGTCACGCGGATGGCTCCGTGGGGCCGCCCTCGTCCTTCGACAAACTCAGGATGAGGGCTACGGGAGATGCGGGCTGCTTGGAGCCTGAATTGAAATCCTCATCCTGAGCCTGTCGAAGGACGAGGATTTCACACACGACCTAGGCCGCCTGGATCAACTGCCCGCAGATGAACGCGTCCTCGCCGGCGTTCAGCAGGGCGGCCAGCACCGGCTCGGCGTCGGACGCCGCGACCACCAGGATGAAGCCGACGCCGCAGTTGAACGTGCGGCGCAGCTCGTGGTCGCTGATGCCGCCCTCGCGCTGCAGCCAGTCGAAGACCGGGGGCAGGGGCCAGGCGTTCCAGTCGAACTCGGGCACCAGGCCCTCGGCGATGCAGCGGGGCGGGTTCTCGATCAGGCCGCCGCCGGTGATGTGGGCGCCGCCCTTGACGCGGCCCGACTGCAGCAGGGGCAGGATCGACTTCACATAGATGCGGGTCGGGGCCATCAGGGCCTGCGCCAGGGTCTGGCCTTCAGCGAATGGCGCCGGGGCGTCCCAGGCCAGGCCCGAGCGCTCGACCACGCGGCGCACGAGGCTGTAGCCGTTGGAGTGCGGGCCCGACGAGCCGACGCCGATGATCAGGTCGCCGGCCCGCTGGCGGTCCAGCTTGGGCAGCACGCCGTCGCGCTCGACCGCGCCGACCGAGAAGCCGGCCAGGTCGTATTCGCCGTCGCCGTACATGCCCGGCATCTCGGCCGTCTCGCCGCCGACCAGGGCCGCGCCGGCCAGCTTGCAGCCGTCGGCGATGCCGGCCACCACGCTGGTGGCGGTCGCCACGTCCAGCTTGCCGGTGGCGAAATAGTCGAGGAACAGCAAGGGCTCGGCGCCCTGGGCCAGCAGGTCGTTGACGCACATGGCCACCAGGTCGATCCCGACCGTGGCGTGCATGCCCGTGTCGATGGCGATGCGCAGCTTGGTGCCGACGCCGTCGGTGGTGGAGACCAGCAGGGGATCGTCGTAGCCGGCCGCCTTCAGGTCAAACAGGGCGCCGAAACCGCCCAGTCCCGCCTCGGCGCCGGGACGCCGGGTGGCCTTGGCCAGGGGCTTGATCGCCTCGACCAGGGCGTTGCCCGCATCGATATCGACGCCGGCCTGGGCGTAGGTGAGGCCGTTCTGGGGGTCGCTCATGCGCTTGCTCTGGCTCGAAGACGGCCCAATGGACCGTTTTTGAAAGGAAACTTGCCGCTCCCCCTAAGCTTGTGCTTGCAGACTCGGGGGTGCGCGAGGCTATTAGCAGCCGATGACGACGATCACCACTACCGCTGAGCTGGCGGCGTTCTGTAATGAGTTGAAGGGCCAGCCCTTCATCGCCGTGGACACCGAGTTCATGCGCGAAACCACCTACTGGCCCAAGCTGTGCCTGATCCAGGTGGCCTCGCCCGACACCGAAGCCTGTATCGACCCGCTGGCCGAAGGTATCGACCTGGCGCCGTTGCTCGACATCCTGCGCGACCCGTCGGTCCTGAAGGTGTTCCACGCCGCTCGCCAGGACGTCGAGATCTTCAACAATCTCGACGCCATGCCGACGCCCTTGTTCGACACCCAGGTGGCCGGCATGGCCGCCGGGTTCGGCGAGCAGATCGCCTACGACGCCCTGGTCCGCCAGATGCTGAAGATCGAGCTGGACAAGTCCAGCCGCTTCACCGACTGGGCCCGCCGGCCGTTGAGCGAGGCCCAGCTGACCTACGCCGTCGCCGACGTCACCCACCTGGCGACCCTGTTCCCCATCCTGCGCGACCGCCTGGACAAGGCCGGCCGCCTGGCCTGGGTGGAAGAGGAGATGAAGGCGCTCAACGACCCGGCCGCCTACGACGTCGATCCGGAAAAGGCCTGGCGCCGCCTGCGCCCGCGCAAGACCGGCGCCAAGTACCTGGCGGTGTTCAAGGCCGTGGCCGCCTGGCGCGAGCGCACCGCCCAGAGCCGCGACCAGCCACGCGGGCGCATCCTCAAGGACGAGGCCATCGACGAGCTGGCCACCCAGGCCCCGACCTCGCTGGAGGGCCTCAACACCCTGCGCAGCGTGCCCAAGGGCTTCGGCGGCTCCAAGTTCGGTCCCGACCTGCTGGCCGCGATCAAGGCCGCCCTGGCCGATCCGGAAGGCTACGCCCCGGTGCTGGAGAAGTCCGGCCCGCCGCCGCCCGCCTCGGCGGGCGCCGTGGTCGAGCTGCTGAAGGTGCTGCTCAAGGCCCGGGCCGAGGAGGCCGGCGTGGCCTCCAAGCTGATCGCCACGGTCTCTGACCTGGAGAAGATCGCCGCCGACGACGAGGCCAACACGCCCGCCCTGCAAGGCTGGCGTCTGGAGGCCTTCGGGTCCGACGCCCTGAAGATCAAGCGCGGCGAGCTGGCCTTGGTGCTGGACGG
It encodes:
- a CDS encoding sensor histidine kinase, producing the protein MTENNEPMDHLLNTPDLAGVLESDQFRQFLDQVPIAIAVSELNPVERIVYANIEFERLSGQAAADLEGATWSVLTGEAVAEGGKALSGAIVDDQDYIGAFSFAHDDGQQAVDAWSNVIQDDAGQPVFRMLALVGATPRDSDLNEFEQRIHDKDLLLRELQHRVANNLQMITALIRIEARNVPENATDDRFSRLAGRVEALGLLYRSLSDESQAETVDLGVYLSEIASAVMRAHAQEGIHLNLQVDTWMVSINVAMPAGLVVNELLTNALKHAFKGRAGGTIQLHSLVDQTGCRVIVADDGVGLAPGYSWPRPGKLSNMIVQSLRQNARARVEVESRPGEGMRVTVFFTRADAAPES
- a CDS encoding YoaK family protein; the encoded protein is MKDYRRRDVALAVGLSGVAGYVDAIGFLKLGGFFVSFMSGNSTRLGVGIATGHWTMVRTGLTLIGLFVAGVVLGALVARKVGEGRRSVVLALEAALLTAAAALISAGLDAAGVAAMVLAMGAENAVFQRNGDVGVGLTYMTGALVKAGQRIAAALTGGDRWAWGPYALLWAGLSLGGALGATAYLRVGVLALWAAAGLVAILAAAKAWRERRAV
- a CDS encoding dipeptidase, with translation MTRSILLAAVSALALATNALATSVQAAEPAASARAIHESLLTLDTHLDTPANFGRPGWDILDRHDAAKDGSQIDYPRMVEGGLDGGFFAIYTPQGPRTPEATRAARDAALIRGVEIREMVAKHGDKFGLALKADDAATIAAQGKRVVFMSIENSYPIDGDVTLLSAFYAMGVRISGLAHFKNNDMADSSTDKPEWHGLSPLGKQFVAEANRLGVVLDGSHSSDEVLDQLIALSKTPVILTHSGCKAVFDHPRNVDDARIKALADSGGVIQVDAYSSYLIDTPKNPDREAAMAALMAKAGARAKMTEDQRTAFMTEYKAIDTKWPVRKATFEDFMNHLNHALKVAGVDHVGIGLDFDGGGGVTGLNDAAGYWKISERLLAEGYTKADLEKIWSGNVLRLLRAAEAAKAPAG
- a CDS encoding TonB-dependent receptor produces the protein MGIVMTNTRPSPALRRFRALLLAASVLGGATPALAQEADKASTVDELVVTGARVSEASVAIGTDHATATVSITREALLSAPAGVTGLKMLESLPGFNVQANDALGMYEFGNSVSVRAFNFQQIGFLLDNIPMGRSDQFGGSPIYRYVDNENLLRVTASAGAGDVALPSYASLGPIVDYFTQKPSETAGGSVSQTLGSDSLRRTFLRLETGEHGGFSAYASASIIKGDLWRGPGTIDRKHYEGKINYALPNGGNISFQTVHNDYFDYDSPSITKAQYAGTAGDVFGRKGRDFAYLGHVPLSTPFGTAATDSSLPQTTAGVPYSNSNYAQYYKFAVNSRQDHLYGLTLNTPVTDAIDVTATGYYEDKEGYGVSPEAYATSLASYNAERLIVTGLTAPRGLQYGLSGIDGTRKGVTGKVAWRAGFNKLEAGLWLEDDDYHRTQARYNVQDGNPDGAPLFNEPVHRQRNYVSTRQTTQFFLKDTLSLVDDKLKVELGFKATDIDYKISGYRNPADYINSRQPTLKANWKDDFLPQVGVVYNVSSRDQIFSSYSENMALPRGADDVFSAASPAVTGPRPETSTNLELGYRANRPTFNASVVVYKTEFKNRLQAFAALVPGGGGTTETFYQNVGAVKASGAEFSGQWKPGLLGGKIYFNANASYNKSEFQDDIANFTLTPTPAALKIAGNAVPDFPEWLFQGGVTVEPTDGVVFNVSARHIDDRYTNFTNSETTKGYTIVNAYLDLGDGFGAGPFEQIKARVNVDNIFDKDYLGTINTTVNTPASFRPGSHRTIQFTLSADF
- the purN gene encoding phosphoribosylglycinamide formyltransferase, producing MTHKTKVAVLISGRGSNMEALVRAAQDPACPFEIALVLSNKPEAGGLVTAAAAGVEALAVDQKPYGKDREAHERAIDAALRDRGIQVVALAGYMRILTPFLVNAWEGRMLNIHPSLLPAYPGLDTHGRALSAGEVEAGCTVHLVTAGVDEGPILGQARVPILPGDTDHMLSDRVLEQEHQLYPATLAAFVRGL
- the purM gene encoding phosphoribosylformylglycinamidine cyclo-ligase, with the protein product MSDPQNGLTYAQAGVDIDAGNALVEAIKPLAKATRRPGAEAGLGGFGALFDLKAAGYDDPLLVSTTDGVGTKLRIAIDTGMHATVGIDLVAMCVNDLLAQGAEPLLFLDYFATGKLDVATATSVVAGIADGCKLAGAALVGGETAEMPGMYGDGEYDLAGFSVGAVERDGVLPKLDRQRAGDLIIGVGSSGPHSNGYSLVRRVVERSGLAWDAPAPFAEGQTLAQALMAPTRIYVKSILPLLQSGRVKGGAHITGGGLIENPPRCIAEGLVPEFDWNAWPLPPVFDWLQREGGISDHELRRTFNCGVGFILVVAASDAEPVLAALLNAGEDAFICGQLIQAA
- the rnd gene encoding ribonuclease D, with the protein product MTTITTTAELAAFCNELKGQPFIAVDTEFMRETTYWPKLCLIQVASPDTEACIDPLAEGIDLAPLLDILRDPSVLKVFHAARQDVEIFNNLDAMPTPLFDTQVAGMAAGFGEQIAYDALVRQMLKIELDKSSRFTDWARRPLSEAQLTYAVADVTHLATLFPILRDRLDKAGRLAWVEEEMKALNDPAAYDVDPEKAWRRLRPRKTGAKYLAVFKAVAAWRERTAQSRDQPRGRILKDEAIDELATQAPTSLEGLNTLRSVPKGFGGSKFGPDLLAAIKAALADPEGYAPVLEKSGPPPPASAGAVVELLKVLLKARAEEAGVASKLIATVSDLEKIAADDEANTPALQGWRLEAFGSDALKIKRGELALVLDGTRVRVVEVRRAPKPD